NNNNNNNNNNNNNNNNNNNNNNNNNNNNNNNNNNNNNNNNNNNNNNNNNNNNNNNNNNNNNNNNNNNNNNNNNNNNNNNNNNNNNNNNNNNNNNNNNNNNNNNNNNNNNNNNNNNNNNNNNNNNNNNNNNNNNNNNNNNNNNNNNNNNNNNNNNNNNNNNNNNNNNNNNNNNNNNNNNNNNNNNNNNNNNNNNNNNNNNNNNNNNNNNNNNNNNNNNNNNNNNNNNNNNNNNNNNNNNNNNNNNNNNNNNNNNNNNNNNNNNNNNNNNNNNNNNNNNNNNNNNNNNNNNNNNNNNNNNNNNNNNNNNNNNNNNNNNNNNNNNNNNNNNNNNNNNNNNNNNNNNNNNNNNNNNNNNNNNNNNNNNNNNNNNTTCAATCATGGTTTGATTCTGGTTGGACCTCTAAACTATTAAACTAGTTACTTGATTGATTCATTGATCGGTTTGGTTTTTTTAACCTTGGTTTAtacataaattttatttaattatattgtgTATGGTCATCTTGGGTTACCCTCAATCTTTCTccacttatttttttttaacaaagaaaAGCTCAACACACAAAAGTAGAGCACCAAAATAGGTCATgacacaaagaaaaagaaaacaggaCATACTAATGTGATTAATTCATTGTCATCTtcgacattgccatcaacaaccacatGGATCGGCACCAGACCACTCTTTGAAGCTCAACACTGACCTCCTTTTGATGTCCTCAATAAAAAGCATTCTTGGCTGTAAATACTATGCAGCAACAATATCTAAAAGTAAGTGCATCCACAAAGAAATGAATAGCTATTCACATGTTCCAAAAGCAAAATtaatagaaatagcaaaaaaaaaaaaaaaaacaaagagattTAAACTCGTCTTTGATTGATGCAACGGATGGTTCACAACTCtgctttatcatcatcatcatttaccTCTAAAATTTAAGtgacatatttttaaatttaaaaagagtaaaataagtagtcaccaaaaaaaagagtaaaataagtaaaataaaaaaataaaaataaaataaacataaatctAGAAATTGAAACCATAAACAAAACAGTAATAACAAATAAGAAATAGAACATCATGAACAGAAAAATAAAcccagaaattgaaataagaatcaTGAAAATAAATACCAAAATTGAATAGAAACATAAACCCAGAAATTGAAATCATGAATAGAAATCAAACATCAATACTAAATAAAAGATATAACATCATGAACAGAAACATAAACccagaaattgaaattaaaatcataaaaacaaatacCAAAATTTTTAATCCTTATAAACATAACCCAAAAAATTTCAAAGAATCAAATAAATAGAACAAAACAACTAATTGAATGAAATGAATGAAATAAATTCATACAAAaaaaacttaacaaaaaaaagtagaacaaaaaaaattgaatcaACGAAAAAGATACATACAGAAcataaaaggataaaaaaaatgAGCTAAATGAGGCAAATTCATACCTGAGACTGAGGCTCCATTGGAACACTGGAAGTGGAGCGATGAAGGGGGAGACAGAGTACCAAGGGGCATACGATGATATTGACTCTCTGAGACTCACGCCACCACTCTAAGGCTGAATACGAACGACgcgaagagagaagaaagatacTGAGAATGAATGAGATAATGAGGTGCTAGGCTGAGAAGAGAGAGAGGATGAAAACGACGCCGGGAGAGAGTCTGAGACCGGTAGCGAATGCTTGATGCACGGCAACGACAGACAGAGAGCAGATAAGCATGGATTAGGTTTGGTAATTCAGAGCCAATGAGGTTACAGGTTAAAAAAATTAGGGTTATCTTTcgtcaatttaaaaaatatttgagataaatgtaaaaaaaataattattattattaaacctCTATATGAACCATATTCATAAATTATTCATTTTGCATAtctaaaaaattcaaaagagttGAGCTTATTAAAGATAAACCCAAATCTTTCTatctctccttcttcctcataCGGCACGGCAAGCGGCACGCACCCAAATTGCTAGTTTGGTAGTTCTCACCACACACTTCTTGTATCTTCTTTTACCTGTACCTAACGCTTTCATTTTATGTAATCTTCCAAATGTTTCAGACCATTATCTACTTAGTACTCACAAAAATAACTATGTTTTTCTGTTGAAGATTCCATCATTGTCATCTTATAATAATGGAGTTGGAGTTGGAGTCGCATATGGTCCTTGCTCAATTAGTGAAACTATCATAGATCGCTGGAACACTTTCTATTCTCATcacttcaattttaattttcaaattcaacttTTTCTAtacaattttattgggttttgctagaaaagaaaaaagcatgcaCTCATCTTCTCAAGTAAATATattacttttattcttttatatactctttttaattttattatttttaaNNNNNNNNNNNNNNNNNNNNNNNNNNNNNNNNNNNNNNNNNNNNNNNNNNNNNNNNNNNNNNNNNNNNNNNNNNNNNNNNNNNNNNNNNNNNNNNNNNNNNNNNNNNNNNNNNNNNNNNNNNNNNNNNNNNNNNNNNNNNNNNNNNNNNNNNNNNNNNNNNNNNNNNNNNNNNNNNNNNNNNNNNNNNNNNNNNNNNNNNNNNNNNNNNNNNNNNNNNNNNNNNNNNNNNNNNNNNNNNNNNNNNNNNNNNNNNNNNNNNNNNNNNNNNNNNNNNNNNNNNNNNNNNNNNNNNNNNNNNNNNNNNNNNNNNCACTTAGCTCTGTCGTCCCTCTCATCACCCGTGACACTCTCATCTTCACGCAGACAGTGGCGCACTCCGTCCCGTCTGTCAAACTCTCTTGTCTCTTCATTCATAGTCGCTGGCGTTCTGCCGTAGTTCATGTGTCGCCGCCCTCCTTTGTCTCGTCGTCGCCGGCTCAGTCAAGAAGAAACAGGATCGACCAGCAAACGCTGCCCCTTGATCGGACGTCGTCGTATTTTTTGCTTCGTCGCCTCCTTCTTGCCGGTTCTGTCGCCGAGCCGCTGTGGTGAGTCCCTGGCTGCCTTCCCCTGTTTTTCCCTTGGCCCTTTCTTCCGTAGTTCCCATTCCACACTTCACAGCTTCTTGCATTCTTTTTTCCTAATTGattaatttttcattttgctGTAAATCATCACTGAAATTTAATCAATTTTCTGATCAAATTGACAGTATTGTTGAAGGGTTGATACCAtaattttaactaaattttttagGTTTATGACTTAAGAATAAATAATTCCTATTTAGAGAATCTTAGCCTATAATTGTAATGTTGACGTTGATTTAGGTGTGGCTGTGCTGAAGATCCGAACTCCGAAGCTGCTCCGTCCCTGACAACTTCTACTTCTGCTTCTGTAGgtgatttttgttttattttgttcagTTATTCTTTAATCTCTATTATTTTATGTTTAGTATTTTCAGTTTTAATGTAGTTTTAGATAAACTGATGCTAATTGGTTTAGATAAATTGATGCTAATTGGTTTAGATAAATTGATGATTAGTTATACTGTTTAGATAATAGGTCATGAAGATGAATAACTCTCATGGTAGTTTTAATTGAAGGGATTGTTCTGATATTGTTCTACAAATCTGTTCAAGAGAAAATTATTCAGGTGTGTTTCTTACTTTGGGATCTTACTTTGGGAGATGCTGTGTGCATTGTTTTGAGCTTATAAATAGTGATAAGTAGGAAGATGATTGGGTCAAGGTTGCTTGTGAATTCATCAGTGCTGATGATCATGTTAAAGATTGGCAATATCTAGATTTTGTTAGATAATGAAAAGAGGAAAAGTTTGTGATGTTCATTTATCTATCAAGTAAATAAGTTGTGTGTAAATCTATGTGGATATCATAAGAGAAGAAACATTGTTTGGAAGTGTCCAATATAAACTTGCGGATCATAATTCTGCGGAAGAGAATCCTATTAAAGAGTGCTTGTCTTGTTGTATCAAAGGCTCTTTACTTGTTTATATCACCATGCCTTTTATATTTAATGATTTTATATGTTTATTTAAGTGATACCGGGTCAACTAGTGACCCACCCGTTGAGCCAGTGACCCAATATTTTCATTAATTCGATTACTAGTTCGGTTCTGATAATTATGCAATGAATTAATAAGTaaaatttacttttatttatttattaaatattggtAATAATAATAGAACAACGACCACAAATTTTACAAATTTTTATCCGACTAGATAGAATCAACTACATAAATAAATATACAGCAAGTACCTGAGTGAGTGGAGAAGGAGACGAGTAACTGGTGTAGTCAAGGGTGGGATTCCCAGCAAGAAAAATGTGGGATTCCCACACCACATCAAAGAAGAGAGACCTAAACCCTAGCAGCCACTCAAACACATGCCCCACTTTCTTCATCCCTGAGCTACTCTCTGTCAACCAGAGGGTGTCGTCGCCGTCGGCCTAGCCTCCACCTTCTCCTATTGGCGTCGCTCGCGTGTTCAGAATCCACGGGGTCCTTTGTTTTCTCTCGTTTCTCACATCGCTCCTGTGGTCCGTTTTCTCACCGGCGCTCTTTATTTCTCCGTCGCGGTCTTGTTCTCAGCGTAGCAGTGGTTCGTTCTCTCCTTGGAATCTCTCTCTTCaagcgctttttttttttttttttaccaaagatatgagactcgaacccgcaacctcttaattgagtatggggagactatgtcatttgagctattactcattggcagtGTGTTTGTCATTATGTTTGAACTTTTTGTGaacttttaattataaattttagataAATTATTAGATGAAATTGTGAAGTATGGAATTTTATTAGTGTAgaaataattgaatttaaatatttaaaattatatattacatttttaataattttatttatatttaattaaattggttcAATTACGGTTTGATCCTAGTTGGACCACTAAACTATTAAATCAGTTACTTAATCGATTCATTGACCGGTTTGGTTTTTCCAACCTTGGTTTAtacataaattttatttaattatattgtgTATGGTCATCTTGGGTTATCCTCAATCTTTCTTCACTTATCTATCTCCATTTGAACTACTTTCTTTCCATATGATCTACCGATTTTCTTTCTACATATTCAAACTATTTGAGATGAGAGTGTaccatattattttttataatagacGAGATTTATATAATACgtataataatcataataaataaaaaattagtaaaaatgataaatatttagttatatatatgtatatatgaaaAAAGATATTATATGAAAACAAGGTTGGAATTACGAAACGATGTCAATTTTTGTTTTTGGGTATTGTAACTATATTTTCTTTTAAGTGGCATAAATTGAACTTATTTTTTGGGCCTTGGAGTGCGATAAGCCCAAAGACCAAAAATATATAAACAAAGATAAAAGACACAGCCTATACTTAATAACCAATCAAGAACACATGTGAGTCTAGTTACGAATACAACAGCCTGCTGGCTTCTTACCCTACAATATGTATCCAAGACTTGTTTTATATACATAGAGGGttatcaaaatttattgtttttagccAACAATAATTCACACCTATATTTGCAGGTATTTGCACACAAGAAACATAATTTGTCGTAATATTTACCAGAATTTGCACACATGAATGAATACAATTTGTATCCTTATTTTGCAGAATTGGCACATGATTTTGGGCCAGTACTTGACAGCAATAATTTGCACCCATTTTTACAAGTGTTTGCACATAAGAAACATATAATTTGCATCTATATTTATCAGAGTTTGCACACATGAATGAATACAATTTGAAttcatattttttagaatttgcacacataaataataatttagtatttatgaTTGTCAACATTATAAAAATTTGATGGCCATGTAGAGTTTTtctgtctctctctctttctttctctctctcgatataatatataaggtcctttCTCCTTTTTCCTCAGATGGTACGTTGCACGCGCCCAAGTTGCTAGTTCGGTAGTTCCCATCGCACACTCCTTGTATCTTCCTTAATCTGTGTCTAATGCTGTTATTTTGTGTAATCCTCCAAACATTTCAGACCCTCACCTACTTAGTACTCACAAAAATAACTATGTTTCTCGGTTGAAGATTCTATCATTGTCATCTTATAATAATGGAGTTGGAGATGCATATGGTCCTTCCTCAATTGCTGAGACTAGCATGGATTGCTGGTACACTTCCCATTCTCATTgcttcaatcccaattcccaaactcAACTTTCTCCATACAATCTTGTTGGGTTTTGCTAGAAGAGGAAAAATCATGCACTCGACTTCCCAGGTAAATATATCACTTTCACTCCCCTATATACCCTTttcatttttattacttttatcATTGCCATTGTATAAATTTCTTGCCTTTTACTAAAATAGATGTGAATATATGATCCATCGAATAATGGGGTACTTGAAAGTTTGAAAGTGTGCAATATATTTTATTTGACTTTGCAGAAATTCACACTCCCTCAGAGATTCTTCTTGCATTTCTATATTGTTGCATCAATATGGACAACGTTCTTGCTTGTTACAACTTGGTGTTATGCATACACAATGGTGCCACCGGTTAGGAAATCATCTGCATACTCTACCATTACAAGCTACTTGATAGGAGGCTCAGCTCTGAGAACTGGTTCAACTACAATGCTTCAAAGGCATGCTGTTTGGCAAgctgtttttcttcttttgttaatGGAAGCTCAAGTGTTGAGACGCCTATTTGAAACCATATATGTTTTTAAATATAGCCCCTCTGCCCGCATGCACGTCCTTGGTTATCTCACTGGAATGTTGTAAGTTTATTtcataatctttttaatttaccTCCCTTGGAACtccctttctcttttttattaGAATAATTTTGACTATTACATATTCCTAATGTGGTAATGTGTGTGTGAAGGGCCTATTTACTTGTTATTAATCTAAAA
The DNA window shown above is from Arachis ipaensis cultivar K30076 chromosome B08, Araip1.1, whole genome shotgun sequence and carries:
- the LOC107613544 gene encoding polyprenol reductase 2, with amino-acid sequence MELEMHMVLPQLLRLAWIAGTLPILIASIPIPKLNFLHTILLGFARRGKIMHSTSQKFTLPQRFFLHFYIVASIWTTFLLVTTWCYAYTMVPPVRKSSAYSTITSYLIGGSALRTGSTTMLQRHAVWQAVFLLLLMEAQVLRRLFETIYVFKYSPSARMHVLGYLTGMFFYLAAPLSLCADCALDVFYFLVNLVTKFIVIGKDHMPPVEVELWQVVNPLFRLGWRHWIGATVFFLGWIHQQRCHKILGSLRNSRQAEEYAIPHGDWFEIVSCPHYLSEMVIYGSFVVATGWSNLTIWLLLVFVLANLSFAAVETHRWYHQKFEDYPSSRFAVIPYIL